Part of the Desulfotomaculum sp. genome is shown below.
TATTGTATCCGTATTACCGCAGAATAGTTGTTTATGTCGTCGTATTCGATATCCGCCGGGGCGGCAAACCCTACTTGAAGATTGTCCCGGTTGATAATCGTCACTCCCGCCTTTGCTGTCTTTATTTTAAGTCCTTTTTCCTTGATTAAAAGAAGCACGTTCTCAAAGGTTCGTGTGGTGGCCGGCGCCTTCGGCATATATATACTGCCGGTTTCAAAAATCTTCAGGACTTTCTCAAGACCTCCGATGTGATCCAAATGAGGGTGCGTTGCGATGAGGTAATCGATTTTTGTGATTCCCTGTTTTTCTAAATAAGATACAATGTACTGCCCGTTTTCGGGAGGGCCTGCGTCAACAAGCATATTTTCACCGTCAGGGAATAGGGCCAGGATCGAATCACCCTGTCCGACATCGAGAAAGTGCACTTCTAAATTGCCGTTCGTTTTTTCGGCATCTAATGGCGGAACGGTTTTTGACGGTTCCGTCTGCGACGTGCTTCCCGACTTGCCGGCCGGTTGCGTGCCTGTATTTTTAACTTGATTTGTCCTGCATCCGGCGAAAGTTACGATTAGAAGCAATAAGATTATTGCGTAAATTTTTGCAGCGCGCATTTTCCCTACTCCTCGAACAGACTGCCTGCCAGCTTATCGGCAGCTTTCCTGCGGGTCATTGTTCCCTTTTGATCAATAGTGACTGCCATGGTAATCAAATCTCCTTCCTTCGCATTTTCAGGCAGCAACGCCCTGGGAAGGTTAAATGTTTTTTTTCCGTATTCAATTACCGCCCAGCTTCCTTCAAAGCGGTCAATAAGCAACATAAAAACACCACCCCTTTGGTTTATTCAAATGAAGAATGCCTTCTAAATAGATAACATTATTCTATCATATTGAGGTTGTTTAATTACCGGGAAAGCAACTTTTTACCGCATATACCTCAAACACTTCCCTCGCCTTATCCCCGGGTTCACTCGTTCTTTGAATAAAGGCTTAAAATCGCACTTGAGGCATTGCTTTCCCTTTTTGATAATTATCATCCTTTAGCAAGTGTCGATTCAGCAGCATAAATATCTGTAAAATTTTTATTGACAATAATAATTGTAATATTGTAATATAGCAATATTATGATATATGAAAGGAGGTTAATTAAAAGAATTCTGATGGTTGACATTAAAAGCTATGAGGAAAAAGCTGATTTGCTTAAAGCGCTGGCGCACCCGGTCAGGCTTTGTATCGTGCATGGGCTTATGGAAAACCAGTGTAATGTAAATAAAATGACGACTTGTCTTGAAATGCCCCAGTCGACTGTTTCCCAGCAGTTGGGAATCTTACGGAGTAAGGGAATCATTAAGGGAAAGCGTCAGGGAACAGAGATCTGTTATGAGGTTGTAAACGACCAGGTGAAGCAGATTGTCAGCTTAATATTGGATAACGAATTAGATTTTAATAACAAACAGGAGGATGAGTAGGACTATGGAGCCTGGGAATGTGGTAATAATCGGCGGTGTGGCCGCCGGTACCAAAGCAGCGGCAAAAGCTATGAGGGAAAATCCCGATCTCAAAGTAACGGTTTTAACAAGGGAGTCTTACGTATCTTATGCCGGCTGCGGTCTTCCTTACTACATCGGTGATGTAATCAGGGAGGAAAAAGAACTTCTGGTTAGAAAGCCAAAAGATTTTCTCATCGACTACGACATTGAAGTTATCACCGGCATTGAAGCATTAAAGATTGCGCCGGAAGAGAAAACTGTTACCGCTAAAGATTTAAGCGACGGCGCCGTCAAGGAGTTTAAGTACGATAAACTTGTTTTGGCCACAGGCGCTTCACCTTTTATACCTCCTGTAAAAGGAAAAGAACTTGTCAATATCGTTACCGTACGCACCCTTGGGGAAGCGTTTGCCATAAAAAAGCTGCTCAGGGAACGGAACAT
Proteins encoded:
- a CDS encoding DUF3006 domain-containing protein, whose product is MLLIDRFEGSWAVIEYGKKTFNLPRALLPENAKEGDLITMAVTIDQKGTMTRRKAADKLAGSLFEE
- a CDS encoding transcriptional regulator; this encodes MVDIKSYEEKADLLKALAHPVRLCIVHGLMENQCNVNKMTTCLEMPQSTVSQQLGILRSKGIIKGKRQGTEICYEVVNDQVKQIVSLILDNELDFNNKQEDE
- a CDS encoding MBL fold metallo-hydrolase, which produces MRAAKIYAIILLLLIVTFAGCRTNQVKNTGTQPAGKSGSTSQTEPSKTVPPLDAEKTNGNLEVHFLDVGQGDSILALFPDGENMLVDAGPPENGQYIVSYLEKQGITKIDYLIATHPHLDHIGGLEKVLKIFETGSIYMPKAPATTRTFENVLLLIKEKGLKIKTAKAGVTIINRDNLQVGFAAPADIEYDDINNYSAVIRIQYGETAFLLTGDAGTVSETRMLASGVNLKANILKIGHHGSSHSSSIRFLAAVSPQYAVISVGAGNDYGHPSEKTIAKLEKAGIKILRTDLIGTIVFSSDGRTVSRLAA